In one uncultured Fibrobacter sp. genomic region, the following are encoded:
- a CDS encoding NAD(P)-dependent oxidoreductase, producing MKAILIIAHHCILPGAYKGFEEILDKLHHDLPGTRVASTSLLDLENDLRTLLREDVESVTLLPYLLLNGQHTKNDVPKVVAHLQAEFPQIPITLLPCLGDWKEFADMVVAGVRAAQIDERTPAEAGYRRKTKENKSCQNNLSSLASRLSSKPNLFSIELNLEGKNVLVVGGGRIALRKVKTLLPTGARITVVAPQFDPDFSLVSNLSSLVLINRPYEPLDLRGIFMVFICTDQPAVNAQVSNDARARRILVNNACDYLDGDFIVPARMDFGENIAVTVSTQGRAPSLAKKLKQKIQSEWAEGLEEIERNFNK from the coding sequence ATGAAAGCCATTTTGATTATTGCGCATCATTGCATTTTGCCGGGAGCCTATAAGGGCTTCGAAGAAATTCTAGACAAATTGCATCACGATTTGCCGGGAACGCGTGTGGCGAGTACGAGTCTTCTGGATTTAGAAAACGACTTGCGTACGCTTTTGCGCGAAGATGTGGAATCGGTAACGCTTCTGCCGTATCTGCTATTGAATGGGCAGCATACAAAGAATGATGTTCCCAAGGTGGTGGCGCATTTACAGGCGGAATTCCCGCAAATTCCGATCACTCTGTTGCCCTGTCTTGGCGACTGGAAAGAATTTGCCGACATGGTGGTTGCCGGGGTACGCGCCGCGCAGATAGACGAGAGAACGCCCGCTGAAGCGGGCTACAGACGAAAGACGAAAGAAAATAAGTCTTGTCAAAATAATCTCTCGTCTCTCGCCTCTCGTCTCTCGTCTAAACCGAACCTCTTTTCCATCGAATTGAATCTTGAAGGCAAGAATGTTCTTGTTGTGGGTGGTGGTCGCATAGCGCTTCGCAAGGTGAAAACGCTTTTGCCCACGGGAGCCCGCATCACCGTAGTTGCTCCGCAATTTGATCCAGATTTTTCTCTCGTCTCTAATCTCTCGTCTCTCGTCTTAATAAATCGCCCCTACGAACCGCTTGACCTTCGTGGAATTTTTATGGTGTTCATCTGCACCGACCAGCCTGCCGTCAATGCGCAAGTATCTAACGATGCCCGCGCCCGCCGCATTCTGGTGAACAATGCCTGTGACTACCTAGACGGCGACTTTATTGTGCCCGCCCGCATGGACTTTGGTGAAAACATCGCCGTGACGGTTTCTACCCAGGGACGTGCCCCTTCGCTTGCCAAAAAACTGAAACAGAAAATCCAGAGCGAATGGGCCGAAGGGCTTGAAGAAATCGAAAGAAATTTCAATAAATAA
- the hemL gene encoding glutamate-1-semialdehyde 2,1-aminomutase, whose amino-acid sequence MKHLVSERMFVEAKTLMPGGVNSPVRAYGNVGATPPFIARAKGSHIYDVDGNDYIDYVGSWGPMLLGHAHDSVIKAVSETAQNGLSFGAPCGLESELAKLVMSLVPSVEMIRMVNSGTEATMSAIRAARGFTGRDKIVKFEGCYHGHSDSLLIKAGSGMLTTGKPSSKGVPADLAKYTLTLQYNDVTGVRELFDKIGDEIAGVIVEPVAGNMGVVPAKPEFLQALSEETKKHGALLIVDEVMTGFRVDIHCAQSLYGIKPDLTTFGKIIGGGMPVGAYGGRLDVMQQIAPLGGIYQAGTLSGNPVAMAAGFATMRELSTHPELYVHAEAMTKRLIAGLQDAAKSAGIPLAANQVGSMGCIFFTEGPVECFADVQKSDLELFRRYFLGMLDEGIYLAPSQFEAIFVSAAHTESDIDRTIEAARKVFKGL is encoded by the coding sequence ATGAAACATCTTGTAAGTGAAAGAATGTTTGTTGAGGCTAAAACCTTAATGCCGGGTGGCGTGAACAGCCCGGTGCGTGCGTACGGTAATGTGGGGGCGACGCCTCCGTTTATAGCGCGTGCGAAGGGTAGCCACATTTACGATGTCGACGGTAACGATTACATTGATTACGTGGGCAGCTGGGGCCCGATGCTTTTGGGCCACGCGCATGATTCTGTAATCAAGGCAGTCTCCGAGACGGCGCAGAACGGGCTCAGCTTTGGCGCTCCGTGCGGCTTGGAATCGGAACTTGCGAAGCTTGTTATGAGCCTTGTTCCGAGTGTCGAGATGATTCGCATGGTGAACAGCGGCACCGAGGCGACGATGAGCGCTATCCGTGCGGCCCGCGGCTTTACCGGCCGAGACAAAATTGTGAAGTTTGAAGGTTGCTACCACGGCCATAGCGACAGCCTGCTCATCAAGGCGGGTTCGGGCATGCTTACGACGGGTAAGCCGAGCAGCAAGGGGGTTCCGGCCGACCTCGCCAAGTACACGCTTACGCTGCAGTATAACGATGTGACGGGCGTACGGGAATTGTTTGATAAGATCGGTGATGAAATCGCTGGCGTTATTGTGGAGCCTGTGGCGGGCAATATGGGCGTGGTGCCGGCGAAGCCGGAATTCTTGCAGGCGCTCTCCGAAGAAACCAAAAAGCATGGCGCACTCTTGATTGTAGACGAAGTCATGACCGGTTTCCGCGTAGACATTCACTGCGCACAGAGCTTGTACGGCATCAAGCCTGACCTGACGACCTTCGGAAAGATTATCGGCGGGGGTATGCCTGTGGGAGCATACGGTGGTCGCCTTGATGTGATGCAGCAGATTGCGCCTCTCGGAGGAATCTATCAGGCGGGGACGCTTTCGGGCAATCCCGTTGCGATGGCGGCGGGGTTTGCCACGATGCGCGAACTTTCGACGCACCCGGAACTGTACGTGCATGCTGAAGCCATGACGAAACGCTTGATTGCTGGCCTCCAGGATGCGGCGAAGTCCGCGGGGATTCCGCTTGCGGCAAATCAGGTGGGGTCTATGGGCTGCATCTTCTTTACCGAAGGACCCGTGGAATGTTTTGCCGACGTGCAAAAGTCGGACTTGGAACTGTTCCGCCGTTATTTTCTCGGAATGCTCGACGAAGGTATCTACCTCGCGCCGAGTCAGTTTGAGGCAATTTTCGTGAGCGCCGCCCACACGGAAAGCGACATTGACCGTACAATCGAAGCTGCCCGCAAGGTGTTTAAGGGACTTTAA
- the tadA gene encoding tRNA adenosine(34) deaminase TadA, with protein sequence MNNNTNGENLSSLVSRLSSNPDDERYMRMALREAEKAFDEGEIPIGCVIVKDGVVIGKGHNQIEMLKDATAHAEILSIGTAASTLDNWRLEGCTLYVTLEPCPMCAGAILNSRVSRVVYGSPDTRFGGCGTTIDVITNNALKREVEVVGGLLADECLGILKAFFQKMRLQKGDSGNKGSAVGTVNSSEF encoded by the coding sequence ATGAATAACAATACTAATGGTGAAAATCTCTCGTCTCTCGTCTCTCGTCTCTCGTCTAATCCTGATGACGAACGCTACATGCGCATGGCGCTCCGCGAGGCCGAAAAAGCCTTTGACGAGGGGGAAATCCCTATCGGCTGCGTTATCGTAAAAGATGGCGTTGTTATCGGTAAAGGTCATAATCAGATCGAAATGCTCAAGGATGCGACGGCTCATGCCGAAATCTTGTCGATTGGTACGGCGGCGAGCACCCTCGATAACTGGCGTCTAGAAGGCTGTACTTTGTATGTAACTCTCGAACCCTGTCCGATGTGTGCAGGGGCCATTCTCAACAGCCGCGTGTCTCGTGTGGTCTACGGTTCCCCGGATACACGCTTTGGCGGCTGCGGTACGACCATCGACGTGATTACGAACAATGCGCTCAAGCGCGAAGTCGAAGTGGTGGGCGGGCTCCTTGCTGATGAATGCCTTGGAATTCTGAAGGCTTTTTTTCAGAAAATGCGCCTGCAAAAAGGCGACAGCGGCAATAAGGGGAGTGCCGTCGGCACAGTTAATAGTTCCGAGTTCTAA
- a CDS encoding fimbrial protein — MKNAFHVILALTVVGILALLVAALYFGAPLFGWIIMVAIFAVFIGEQLVALKTVKQVVAENEILETCKNRGGYVSGDGVVAKRVALAQSLLAKKIRLDSSMAYEVLSNSVGISVPRSAGGSVILLGLMGTFFGLMYSVATAGGAIDNSTTQGTLDTIQLLFQNMKGIFGTSLCGLFAALILNASRNMMIASREAFVAKLDAYTLDLQGNSEAEESEEARAKDELERLFDSVEKNLSTVASSVKEGLSGVVAMVGEELAATTAKLNDSLASAVAGMNKSVENLGASVSGSLSGAFTPMEQNIKTLSASVESIPAKLDEKLNGISSTLNGGLEGISSGIEKSLEDVAGSVESALAKVASDVKAGLDGVAAATAQAMEGSTKDIASAVSEQVKQSNEQWNSFMERLAAETSANVDSQKEGLETLKNVALQVAEKAQAGSAELSQSVAEKLSTLSSDILGAFQKLSETSAVLLEAQKALTESIDNRVVKEKEATDALGGNIVETAELMRVNQSELSANLEMLRAGLETILEKLSGDTAEREEEESFVEHLNQSLEAFHERASEVLMENAVKTQEILLEVLEQTQRSPAVSAAPAEQPKVEG; from the coding sequence ATGAAAAATGCATTTCACGTTATTTTGGCTCTTACGGTGGTGGGAATCCTCGCCTTGTTGGTTGCAGCTCTGTATTTTGGAGCACCGCTTTTCGGCTGGATTATCATGGTGGCCATCTTTGCCGTGTTCATCGGTGAACAGCTGGTGGCCCTCAAGACGGTCAAGCAGGTCGTTGCCGAAAACGAAATCCTTGAAACCTGCAAGAACCGTGGCGGTTATGTTTCGGGAGACGGTGTTGTCGCCAAGCGAGTCGCCCTTGCGCAGAGCCTGCTTGCCAAGAAAATTCGCCTCGATTCTTCGATGGCCTACGAAGTTCTTTCGAACAGTGTTGGAATCTCTGTTCCGCGTAGCGCCGGTGGCTCCGTGATTCTGCTTGGCCTTATGGGTACTTTCTTCGGTTTGATGTATTCCGTGGCGACAGCGGGTGGGGCTATTGACAACTCTACGACGCAGGGAACTCTCGATACGATTCAGCTCTTGTTCCAGAACATGAAGGGAATTTTTGGTACGAGCCTTTGCGGCTTGTTTGCCGCCCTGATTCTGAATGCTAGCCGCAACATGATGATTGCCTCGCGCGAAGCTTTTGTGGCGAAACTCGATGCTTACACTCTTGATTTGCAGGGGAATAGCGAGGCCGAAGAAAGTGAAGAAGCTCGTGCGAAGGATGAACTGGAACGTCTCTTTGATTCTGTCGAGAAAAATCTGTCTACGGTGGCATCTTCTGTAAAGGAAGGCCTTTCGGGCGTTGTCGCAATGGTGGGCGAGGAACTTGCCGCGACGACGGCCAAGCTGAACGACTCCCTGGCTTCCGCTGTTGCGGGCATGAACAAGTCCGTTGAAAACCTGGGCGCCTCTGTGAGCGGTTCTCTTTCGGGTGCGTTTACTCCGATGGAACAGAATATCAAGACGCTTTCTGCTTCCGTGGAATCGATTCCTGCAAAGCTTGACGAAAAACTTAATGGAATTTCCTCGACACTGAACGGCGGCCTCGAAGGAATTTCTTCTGGAATCGAGAAATCGCTTGAAGATGTTGCTGGTAGTGTCGAATCTGCTCTTGCGAAGGTGGCGTCCGATGTGAAGGCTGGCCTTGACGGTGTTGCTGCAGCGACGGCCCAGGCGATGGAAGGTTCTACGAAGGATATCGCTTCTGCTGTTTCGGAACAGGTCAAGCAGTCGAATGAACAGTGGAATTCCTTTATGGAACGTCTTGCTGCCGAAACTTCTGCCAATGTGGATAGCCAGAAGGAAGGTCTCGAAACGCTCAAGAATGTTGCCCTGCAGGTGGCTGAAAAGGCTCAGGCGGGTTCTGCAGAACTTTCTCAGTCCGTTGCCGAAAAGCTCTCGACACTTTCTTCCGATATCCTCGGCGCCTTCCAGAAGCTTTCCGAAACTTCTGCCGTGTTGCTTGAAGCCCAGAAGGCTCTCACCGAAAGCATCGACAACCGCGTGGTCAAGGAAAAGGAAGCGACGGATGCGCTCGGTGGAAACATCGTGGAAACTGCAGAACTGATGCGCGTGAACCAGTCCGAACTCAGCGCGAACCTCGAAATGTTGCGAGCCGGTCTCGAAACGATTCTCGAAAAGCTTTCGGGTGATACCGCGGAACGCGAAGAGGAAGAAAGCTTCGTGGAACACCTCAACCAGTCTCTCGAAGCATTCCACGAGCGCGCAAGCGAAGTGCTTATGGAAAATGCCGTCAAGACGCAGGAAATCTTGCTCGAAGTTTTGGAACAGACGCAGCGTAGCCCGGCGGTGTCCGCGGCTCCTGCTGAACAGCCTAAGGTCGAGGGCTAA
- a CDS encoding OmpA family protein, translating into MRLKQDDNSNPWMAYTDLGVALVSLFILAFVAMATLKEQKAEDLTRTEEEVLSCQEEMRKIAAERNALLSKSLQTSIEAGLIALEDGKIQIQASFLFPINGADLTKEGEGVIRGISKGLLEALDSTDVIMVSGFTDDTPVKSKTYTNWNLSTERAVNVVKTLIAQGFPPDRLFAAGFGEHMPKYPNDSEEHRRLNRRVEIGVTPLQKMETK; encoded by the coding sequence ATGCGCTTGAAACAAGACGATAACAGCAATCCTTGGATGGCGTACACGGACCTGGGTGTTGCCCTGGTTTCGCTGTTCATCCTTGCGTTTGTGGCGATGGCGACCCTTAAGGAGCAGAAGGCTGAAGACCTGACGCGTACCGAAGAGGAAGTCCTCAGCTGCCAAGAAGAAATGCGCAAGATTGCGGCGGAACGCAATGCGCTATTATCCAAGAGTTTGCAAACCTCCATCGAAGCGGGCCTTATCGCTCTTGAAGACGGTAAGATCCAGATTCAGGCTTCTTTCCTGTTCCCGATTAACGGAGCTGACCTCACCAAGGAAGGCGAGGGCGTGATTCGCGGCATTAGCAAGGGGCTTCTGGAAGCGCTGGATTCTACCGACGTGATTATGGTGAGCGGCTTTACTGACGATACTCCGGTGAAGTCCAAGACCTACACCAACTGGAATTTGTCGACTGAACGTGCCGTGAACGTGGTAAAGACCTTGATTGCGCAGGGTTTCCCGCCGGATAGGCTTTTTGCGGCTGGCTTTGGCGAACACATGCCCAAGTATCCTAACGATAGCGAGGAACACCGCCGCCTGAACCGTCGCGTGGAAATCGGTGTCACCCCGCTGCAGAAGATGGAGACGAAGTAG
- the hemB gene encoding porphobilinogen synthase, whose protein sequence is MIIRPRRLRKNETIRNMVAETAVNPNALVYPMFVVEGENVKEEIPSMPNQFRFSIDEILKELEGCVALGLKSILLFGIPSYKDEIASSAYDDDGIVQRAVRSIKAKYPDLYVITDVCLCEYMSHGHCGIVKEDGDVDNDPTLELLAKTALSHAEAGADMVAPSDMMDGRVSAIRAKLDENGYTNVPIMAYSAKFASAYYGPFRDAADSAPHFGNRKSYQMDVRNGREALHEVELDLEEGADIVMVKPGLAFLDVLRGAAEMSNVPVAVYNVSGEYSMVKAAAKMGWIDENAIIRENLLAMKRAGADIIITYHAKEALEKNLL, encoded by the coding sequence ATGATTATCCGTCCTCGTCGTTTACGCAAGAATGAAACCATCCGTAACATGGTGGCTGAAACAGCCGTGAATCCTAATGCCCTCGTTTACCCGATGTTCGTGGTAGAAGGGGAGAATGTCAAAGAAGAAATTCCTTCGATGCCGAATCAATTCCGCTTTAGCATCGATGAAATTCTGAAAGAACTCGAAGGTTGTGTCGCTCTTGGACTCAAGTCGATTCTGCTTTTCGGCATCCCGAGCTACAAAGACGAAATTGCGTCTTCTGCTTACGATGACGACGGAATTGTGCAGCGCGCGGTGCGTTCTATCAAGGCGAAGTATCCGGATCTCTATGTGATTACCGACGTATGCCTTTGCGAGTACATGAGCCACGGTCATTGCGGCATTGTCAAGGAAGACGGTGATGTGGATAACGACCCGACGCTGGAACTGTTGGCAAAGACCGCTCTGTCCCATGCGGAAGCCGGTGCCGATATGGTGGCTCCTTCCGATATGATGGATGGACGTGTGTCTGCCATTCGCGCAAAGTTGGATGAAAACGGTTATACGAATGTACCTATCATGGCGTACAGTGCAAAATTTGCAAGCGCCTATTACGGCCCGTTCCGCGATGCGGCTGATTCGGCGCCTCATTTTGGAAACCGCAAAAGCTACCAGATGGATGTCCGCAACGGTCGCGAAGCTTTGCATGAGGTCGAACTTGATTTGGAAGAAGGTGCCGATATCGTGATGGTGAAGCCTGGACTTGCGTTCTTGGATGTGCTGCGTGGAGCGGCGGAAATGAGCAATGTTCCCGTGGCCGTGTATAATGTAAGTGGCGAGTATTCGATGGTGAAGGCTGCCGCTAAAATGGGTTGGATTGACGAAAATGCGATAATTCGCGAAAATTTGCTTGCCATGAAGCGTGCCGGGGCCGATATCATTATAACGTATCATGCAAAGGAAGCCTTGGAAAAGAATTTATTGTAA
- the cobA gene encoding uroporphyrinogen-III C-methyltransferase: MTGKLILSIFEAMSGKVYLIGAGPGDPGLLTLRGKEILECAAVVVYDRLVSPAILGMCNPRAKMVDVGKMPTHHKVKQSEINKLLVQFAIENPSGIVARLKGGDPFVFGRGGEEALELVSAGVEFEVVPGITSAISVPAYAGIPVSHRGIATSFHIITGHEKDNAEISLDFENLAKCQGTLIFLMGIANMDFIAKRLIECGKDPKTPLAFIEKGTTPYQRTVMATLETAGETIARENVTAPAITIMGGVVELGKTLAWKKNLPLSGKRLVVTRAAKQASGISARLGALGAEVIETPMIETHTLDCPYVIPAKAGISFESLANFDILAFTSTNGVESFFKQLFAAGYDVRVLAGKKIASVGRITEKKLLEYGIRCDYVPEDHTGEGLGKLLRCILDESDLTSSLSLPKGTASTSLDESRILLLQGNLADDTLLKILPKATRWIVYETLPVTELPEWKRESVASADAVVFASTSAVENFVQAVRSQETGVGSVSGACNLKPETSFCIGRMTEASAKKYGFETVTSDETTMDSLVKKIVEYYTKEP; this comes from the coding sequence TTGACTGGAAAACTCATTCTTTCTATTTTTGAGGCGATGTCTGGAAAGGTTTATTTAATAGGTGCGGGTCCCGGAGACCCGGGGCTCTTGACACTTCGCGGCAAGGAAATTCTGGAATGTGCCGCAGTGGTGGTCTACGACCGCCTTGTTTCGCCTGCAATTCTTGGAATGTGTAATCCCCGTGCGAAAATGGTCGATGTGGGCAAGATGCCGACGCACCACAAGGTAAAACAGTCCGAAATCAATAAGCTCTTGGTTCAGTTTGCTATTGAAAATCCGTCGGGAATTGTGGCGCGCCTTAAGGGTGGCGACCCGTTTGTTTTTGGTCGCGGCGGCGAAGAGGCCTTGGAACTCGTTTCAGCTGGAGTGGAATTTGAAGTGGTTCCTGGTATTACCTCTGCGATTTCGGTGCCCGCATACGCAGGAATCCCCGTAAGCCATCGTGGAATTGCCACGAGTTTCCACATCATCACCGGACATGAAAAAGATAATGCGGAAATCTCCCTTGACTTCGAAAATCTTGCAAAGTGCCAAGGGACGCTCATCTTTTTGATGGGTATCGCGAACATGGACTTTATCGCCAAGCGCCTTATAGAGTGCGGAAAAGATCCGAAAACGCCGCTTGCCTTTATCGAAAAGGGGACTACCCCGTACCAGCGGACGGTGATGGCGACGCTAGAAACGGCGGGGGAGACCATTGCCCGTGAAAACGTGACGGCTCCTGCCATTACGATTATGGGTGGCGTGGTTGAACTCGGCAAGACGCTTGCCTGGAAAAAGAATTTGCCCTTGTCGGGAAAGCGACTGGTGGTGACTCGTGCCGCAAAGCAGGCGAGCGGAATTTCGGCGCGCCTTGGTGCCTTGGGTGCCGAAGTCATCGAAACTCCGATGATCGAAACTCATACGCTCGATTGTCCGTATGTCATCCCCGCGAAGGCGGGAATCTCCTTTGAGTCCCTTGCGAATTTTGACATCCTCGCTTTCACGAGTACGAACGGCGTGGAAAGTTTCTTTAAGCAATTGTTCGCCGCAGGTTACGATGTGCGAGTGCTTGCAGGAAAGAAGATTGCAAGTGTTGGGCGTATTACCGAAAAGAAGCTGCTCGAATATGGCATTCGTTGCGATTACGTCCCCGAAGACCACACCGGCGAAGGATTGGGAAAACTTCTTCGCTGCATTTTAGACGAGAGCGACTTAACAAGTTCCCTGAGCTTGCCGAAGGGAACTGCGTCCACGAGTTTAGATGAATCCCGCATTTTGTTGTTGCAAGGCAATCTCGCAGACGATACTTTGCTTAAAATTTTGCCGAAGGCGACTCGCTGGATTGTTTATGAAACGCTTCCTGTTACAGAACTCCCCGAATGGAAACGCGAATCGGTCGCTTCTGCTGACGCCGTCGTATTTGCTAGCACCAGCGCTGTGGAAAATTTCGTACAGGCGGTCAGGTCTCAGGAGACTGGTGTCGGGAGCGTTTCTGGAGCCTGTAACCTGAAACCTGAAACCTCTTTCTGCATAGGCCGTATGACGGAAGCTTCTGCGAAAAAATATGGATTTGAAACGGTGACATCGGATGAAACCACGATGGATTCTCTCGTGAAAAAAATTGTAGAATATTATACAAAGGAACCTTAA
- the nirJ2 gene encoding putative heme d1 biosynthesis radical SAM protein NirJ2, with amino-acid sequence MIVSWMTTNKCNLTCKHCYQDAGENKAAELTTSEAMKLIDEIAKAGFKIMIFSGGEPMTRPDIVDLVAHASSKGLRPVFGTNGTLITHDLAFELKKAGAMAMGISIDSIDHDRHNDFRGLPNAFELTMMGIENCKAAGLPFQIHTTIMDWNQNEIFDIMDWVKEIGAVNHQIFFLIPVGRGKEIEGHALRVAEYEGLLRKIMEKSRTLGIPVKPTCAPQFLRIADQLDIKTRYSRGCLAGLSYCIVSPIGKVRPCAYMMEEAGDVHDTPFDEIWANAEVFKKLRTKAYAGACGKCKFNDRCGGCRARAAYYHDGDYMQEDSYCAYGRGL; translated from the coding sequence ATGATTGTATCTTGGATGACCACCAACAAGTGTAACCTGACCTGCAAGCACTGCTACCAGGACGCGGGCGAAAACAAGGCTGCCGAACTCACTACGTCAGAGGCCATGAAGCTGATTGACGAAATCGCGAAGGCGGGGTTCAAGATCATGATTTTCAGCGGTGGCGAGCCGATGACGCGCCCCGACATTGTAGACCTTGTGGCCCATGCTTCGAGCAAGGGGCTTCGCCCGGTATTTGGCACCAACGGTACGCTCATTACGCACGATTTGGCTTTTGAACTCAAGAAGGCCGGTGCAATGGCCATGGGCATCAGCATCGACAGTATCGACCATGACCGCCACAATGATTTCCGCGGTCTCCCGAATGCCTTTGAACTCACGATGATGGGCATCGAGAACTGCAAGGCGGCAGGTCTCCCGTTCCAGATCCACACGACGATTATGGACTGGAACCAGAACGAAATTTTTGACATTATGGACTGGGTCAAGGAAATCGGTGCGGTGAATCACCAGATATTCTTCCTGATTCCGGTGGGTCGCGGCAAGGAAATCGAAGGTCATGCGCTTCGTGTTGCCGAATACGAAGGACTCCTCCGCAAGATTATGGAAAAGAGCCGCACGCTCGGCATACCCGTGAAGCCCACCTGCGCTCCGCAGTTCCTGCGCATCGCCGACCAGCTCGATATCAAGACTCGTTACAGTCGCGGATGCCTCGCCGGCCTCAGCTACTGCATCGTAAGCCCCATCGGTAAGGTGCGCCCCTGCGCCTACATGATGGAAGAGGCGGGCGATGTTCACGACACTCCGTTCGACGAAATTTGGGCGAATGCCGAAGTGTTCAAGAAACTCCGCACCAAGGCCTACGCCGGTGCCTGCGGCAAGTGCAAGTTTAACGACCGCTGCGGCGGTTGTCGTGCCCGTGCCGCTTACTACCACGACGGCGACTACATGCAAGAAGATTCCTACTGCGCCTATGGGAGAGGCCTGTAG
- a CDS encoding redoxin family protein, with product MNLKTLLILAILGVAAYYAFYVKGLNPFATKIDGNITLYSLDGKTTTLNDLAGKNGTFIFYMTTWCSVCVEELKQAKTLSEFFRKKDINVVLCIGGGDRDEIHNWKYKRDVPWDWKTVYWQEELRTQFKIKKNAVPHLTVRDKKGVLVFSNAGGFYSDQLADIALKMLDNGK from the coding sequence ATGAACCTAAAAACACTCCTCATTCTAGCCATTCTCGGTGTCGCCGCCTATTACGCCTTTTACGTAAAAGGCCTGAACCCCTTCGCCACAAAGATTGACGGGAACATCACGCTTTACAGCCTCGATGGCAAGACAACCACCCTCAACGATCTCGCCGGGAAAAACGGTACCTTTATTTTCTACATGACCACCTGGTGTTCCGTCTGCGTTGAAGAACTCAAGCAAGCCAAAACGCTATCCGAATTTTTTCGAAAGAAGGACATCAATGTCGTCCTATGCATCGGTGGTGGCGACAGAGACGAGATTCACAATTGGAAATACAAGCGAGACGTTCCCTGGGACTGGAAAACCGTCTATTGGCAAGAGGAACTACGAACCCAATTTAAAATCAAGAAGAACGCCGTTCCGCATTTGACCGTTAGGGATAAGAAAGGTGTTTTGGTGTTCAGTAACGCAGGCGGATTCTACTCCGACCAATTAGCGGATATCGCCCTCAAAATGCTCGACAACGGAAAGTAA